The following proteins are encoded in a genomic region of Streptococcus sp. 29892:
- a CDS encoding PTS sugar transporter subunit IIC translates to MDFLQTPLNWFSQNILQNPAFFVGLLVLVGYALLKKKPHDVFAGFIKATVGYMILNVAAGGLVTTFRPILAALNHKFQIDAAVIDPYFGLAAANGKIAEEFPDFVSAATTALLIGFGVNILLVALRKVTKVRTLFITGHIMVQQAATISLMVLFLIPGLRNQFGTAAIGIICGIYWAVSSNMTVEATQRLTGGGGFAIGHQQQFAIWFVDKIAPKLGKKEENLDNLKLPSFLNIFHDTVVASATLMLVFFGVILFILGPEIMANPEVITSGTPYNPAKQAFFMYVVQTAFTFSVYLFILMQGVRMFVAELTNAFQGISSKLLPGSFPAVDVAASYGFGSSNAVLSGFAFGLVGQLITIVLLIVFKSPILIITGFVPVFFDNAAIAVYADKRGGWKAAAILSFLSGVLQVALGAVCVGLLELSGGYHGNIDFEIPWLPFGYAFKYLGIAGYVLVCLFLLAIPQLQFAKAKDKEAYYRGEAQAD, encoded by the coding sequence ATGGATTTTCTTCAAACCCCATTAAACTGGTTCTCGCAAAACATCTTGCAGAATCCAGCTTTCTTCGTAGGTCTTTTGGTATTGGTGGGCTATGCCCTCTTAAAGAAAAAGCCTCATGATGTCTTTGCAGGGTTTATCAAAGCAACGGTCGGCTACATGATCTTGAACGTAGCAGCTGGTGGCTTGGTAACAACCTTCCGTCCAATCTTGGCAGCCTTGAACCACAAGTTCCAAATTGATGCGGCAGTTATCGACCCTTACTTCGGTCTTGCAGCAGCAAACGGAAAAATCGCTGAAGAGTTTCCTGATTTCGTATCAGCAGCAACAACAGCCCTCTTGATCGGTTTCGGTGTCAACATCCTCTTGGTTGCACTTCGTAAGGTTACAAAAGTACGTACTCTGTTCATCACTGGACATATCATGGTACAACAAGCAGCAACAATCTCATTGATGGTGCTCTTCCTTATCCCAGGACTTCGTAACCAATTCGGTACAGCAGCTATCGGTATCATCTGTGGTATCTACTGGGCAGTCAGCTCAAATATGACTGTTGAAGCAACTCAACGCTTGACAGGCGGTGGTGGATTTGCCATCGGTCACCAACAACAATTTGCAATCTGGTTTGTAGATAAGATTGCTCCAAAACTTGGTAAAAAAGAAGAAAACTTGGACAACTTGAAGTTGCCTAGCTTCCTCAACATCTTCCACGATACAGTTGTTGCATCTGCAACCTTGATGTTGGTCTTCTTCGGTGTCATCTTGTTTATCTTGGGGCCAGAAATCATGGCAAACCCAGAAGTAATCACTTCAGGCACTCCATACAACCCAGCTAAACAAGCATTCTTCATGTACGTTGTACAAACAGCCTTCACTTTCTCAGTATATCTCTTCATCTTGATGCAGGGTGTACGTATGTTCGTAGCAGAATTGACAAATGCCTTCCAAGGTATCTCAAGCAAATTGCTTCCAGGCTCATTCCCAGCGGTGGACGTTGCAGCTTCTTACGGCTTCGGTTCATCTAACGCAGTTCTTTCAGGTTTTGCCTTCGGTTTGGTTGGTCAATTGATCACTATCGTTCTCTTGATTGTCTTCAAGAGCCCAATCCTTATCATCACTGGTTTCGTACCTGTATTCTTCGATAACGCAGCTATCGCAGTTTACGCTGACAAACGTGGTGGTTGGAAAGCAGCAGCAATCCTTTCCTTCCTCTCAGGTGTCCTTCAAGTAGCCCTTGGTGCAGTCTGCGTCGGCTTGCTTGAATTGAGCGGTGGTTACCACGGAAACATTGACTTCGAAATCCCATGGTTGCCATTCGGCTATGCCTTCAAATACCTTGGTATTGCTGGTTATGTTCTTGTCTGCCTCTTCTTGTTGGCTATCCCACAACTTCAATTTGCAAAAGCAAAAGATAAGGAAGCTTACTATCGCGGTGAGGCGCAAGCGGACTAA
- a CDS encoding 3-keto-L-gulonate-6-phosphate decarboxylase UlaD gives MTKHIPNLQVALDHSDLQGAIKAAVSVGHEVDVIEAGTVCLLQVGSELVEVLRNLFPDKIIVADTKCADAGGTVAKNNAVRGADWMTCICSATIPTMEAALKAIKEVRGDKGEIQIELYGDWTYEQAQLWLDAGISQAIYHQSRDALLAGETWGEKDLNKVKKLVEMGFRVSVTGGLDVDTLKLFEGVDVFTFIAGRGITEAADPAAAAREFKDEIRRIWG, from the coding sequence ATGACAAAACATATCCCAAATTTACAGGTTGCCCTTGACCATTCAGACTTGCAAGGAGCAATTAAGGCTGCTGTGTCTGTTGGTCATGAAGTTGACGTGATTGAAGCAGGTACGGTTTGCTTGCTCCAAGTTGGTAGCGAATTGGTGGAAGTTCTTCGTAACCTCTTCCCAGACAAAATCATCGTTGCAGATACCAAGTGTGCGGATGCGGGTGGTACTGTAGCTAAAAATAATGCCGTTCGCGGTGCAGACTGGATGACTTGTATCTGTTCTGCGACCATTCCAACCATGGAAGCGGCTTTGAAGGCTATCAAGGAAGTGCGTGGCGACAAGGGTGAAATCCAAATCGAGCTTTACGGTGACTGGACTTATGAACAGGCTCAACTTTGGTTGGACGCAGGCATTTCCCAAGCGATTTACCACCAATCTCGTGACGCCCTCCTTGCTGGCGAAACTTGGGGCGAAAAAGACCTCAATAAAGTGAAAAAATTGGTTGAAATGGGCTTCCGTGTTTCTGTAACAGGTGGTCTTGATGTGGATACCCTCAAACTCTTCGAGGGTGTAGATGTCTTCACCTTTATCGCAGGTCGCGGTATTACAGAAGCAGCAGATCCAGCAGCTGCGGCGCGTGAATTCAAAGACGAAATCCGTCGTATCTGGGGGTAA
- a CDS encoding L-ribulose-5-phosphate 3-epimerase — translation MARPIGIYEKATPKHFTWKERLEFAKELGFDFVEMSVDESDARLARLEWTKEERLDLVKAIYETGVRIPTICFSGHRRYPLGSNDPVLEAKSLETMKQCIELAQDLGVRVIQLAGYDVYYEEKSPETRERFIKNLRKACDWAEQAQVMLAIEIMDDPFINSIEKYLAVEKEIDSPYLFVYPDTGNVSAWHNDIYSEFYLGHRSIAALHLKDTYAVTENSKGQFRDVPFGQGCVDWENMFAVLKKTNYQGPFLIEMWSENCETVEETRAAIKEAQAFLYPLIEKAGLN, via the coding sequence ATGGCACGACCAATCGGAATATATGAAAAGGCAACGCCCAAGCACTTTACATGGAAAGAGCGTTTGGAGTTTGCCAAAGAATTAGGTTTCGACTTTGTGGAGATGTCGGTGGATGAGAGCGATGCTCGCTTGGCTCGTTTGGAATGGACCAAGGAAGAGCGTTTGGATTTGGTCAAGGCCATCTATGAAACAGGTGTCCGTATTCCGACCATTTGCTTCTCTGGTCACCGTCGTTATCCGCTTGGTTCCAATGATCCTGTTCTTGAAGCTAAGTCGCTAGAAACCATGAAACAGTGTATCGAACTAGCTCAGGACCTGGGTGTCCGTGTCATCCAGCTGGCTGGCTACGACGTTTACTATGAAGAAAAGTCGCCTGAAACTAGAGAACGTTTCATCAAGAATCTCCGCAAAGCTTGCGACTGGGCAGAACAGGCTCAGGTCATGTTGGCTATCGAGATTATGGATGATCCATTTATCAACTCCATTGAAAAATATCTAGCAGTTGAGAAGGAAATCGACTCACCATATCTCTTTGTTTATCCAGATACTGGAAACGTGTCTGCTTGGCACAATGACATTTATAGCGAATTTTACTTAGGTCATCGCTCTATTGCAGCCCTTCACCTCAAAGATACCTATGCTGTAACCGAGAACTCCAAAGGTCAATTCCGCGATGTACCATTCGGTCAGGGCTGTGTGGACTGGGAAAATATGTTTGCAGTCTTGAAAAAGACCAACTACCAAGGTCCATTCTTGATTGAAATGTGGTCAGAGAATTGTGAAACGGTTGAGGAAACACGTGCAGCCATTAAAGAAGCACAGGCTTTCCTCTATCCATTGATTGAGAAAGCGGGGTTGAACTAA
- a CDS encoding amino acid ABC transporter permease, with translation MTDRVWQLVIDSFSQILVPGLLVTIPLTILSFAFGLLLAIGTALVQVANLPVLKQLARFYIWIIRGTPLLVQLYVIFYGLPSLGLVIDAFPSAVLVFSINTGAYAAETIRASIESVPKGQLEAGYSVGMSFAQTMRRIILPQAFRVAFPPLSNTLIGLVKDTSLAANITVLEMFMATQQIAARTYEPFILYCEVALIYLLFSTILTKLQAFGEKKLAVY, from the coding sequence ATGACAGATAGAGTATGGCAATTAGTGATTGACTCATTTTCGCAGATACTTGTTCCAGGATTGTTGGTGACCATTCCACTGACAATCCTGTCTTTTGCCTTTGGCTTATTGTTGGCAATTGGAACCGCCTTGGTACAGGTAGCCAATCTTCCAGTACTCAAACAACTGGCTCGTTTTTACATTTGGATTATCCGTGGAACCCCTCTCTTGGTTCAGCTCTATGTCATTTTTTATGGTCTACCAAGCTTGGGCCTAGTCATTGATGCCTTTCCATCGGCAGTCTTAGTGTTTTCTATTAACACAGGTGCCTATGCTGCGGAAACTATTCGGGCTTCTATCGAGTCCGTGCCTAAGGGGCAGTTGGAGGCTGGTTATTCTGTCGGGATGAGTTTTGCCCAGACCATGCGCCGTATTATTCTTCCCCAAGCCTTTCGAGTGGCCTTTCCACCTTTGTCCAATACTTTAATTGGTTTGGTCAAGGACACGTCACTAGCAGCCAACATTACAGTCTTGGAGATGTTTATGGCAACTCAGCAGATTGCGGCTAGAACCTACGAGCCTTTTATTCTTTACTGTGAAGTTGCCCTTATCTACCTACTCTTTTCAACCATTTTGACCAAACTGCAAGCCTTTGGTGAGAAGAAGCTGGCGGTTTATTAG
- a CDS encoding PTS sugar transporter subunit IIA, protein MNLQKAFIENNSIRLGLTAETWQEAVHLAVEPLIESGAATEEYYDAIIASTEEYGPYYVLMPGMAMPHAQAGVGVLKDSFALITLTKPVAFSDGKEVSVLLTLAATDPKIHTSVAIPQIIALFELENSIERLIACKTPEEVLAMVEESKNSPYLEGLDLES, encoded by the coding sequence ATGAATTTACAAAAAGCATTTATTGAAAACAATTCTATCCGCTTGGGTTTGACAGCTGAAACTTGGCAGGAAGCTGTTCACTTGGCAGTTGAACCTTTGATTGAAAGCGGTGCCGCAACAGAAGAATACTACGATGCCATCATCGCTTCAACAGAAGAATATGGCCCTTACTATGTGCTCATGCCAGGTATGGCTATGCCTCATGCCCAGGCTGGTGTCGGTGTTTTGAAAGATTCCTTTGCTTTGATTACTCTGACAAAACCAGTAGCCTTTTCAGATGGTAAAGAGGTTTCTGTCCTATTGACCTTGGCTGCGACAGATCCAAAAATCCATACTTCAGTAGCCATTCCGCAAATCATCGCCCTCTTCGAATTGGAAAATTCAATCGAGCGTTTGATTGCCTGCAAAACTCCAGAAGAAGTATTGGCAATGGTTGAAGAGTCTAAAAACAGCCCTTACTTAGAAGGTTTAGACTTGGAAAGCTAA
- a CDS encoding L-ribulose-5-phosphate 4-epimerase, with product MPKDLQEMRQRVYEANIALPAHGLVKFTWGNVSEVCRELGRIVIKPSGVDYEKLSPENMVVTDLDGNVVEGDLNPSSDLATHVALYKAWPNVHAVVHTHSTEAVGWAQAGRDIPFYGTTHADYFYGPVPCARSLTAEEVNTAYEKETGSVIIEEFERRGIDPVAVPGIVVRNHGPFTWGKDPAQAVYHSVVLEEVARMNRYTEQINPRVEPAPSYIMDKHYLRKHGPNAYYGQKGDEH from the coding sequence ATGCCAAAAGATTTACAGGAAATGCGCCAACGGGTCTATGAAGCCAACATCGCCCTACCTGCTCACGGACTTGTGAAGTTTACCTGGGGAAATGTATCAGAAGTCTGCCGTGAACTTGGTCGCATTGTTATCAAGCCTTCTGGTGTGGATTATGAAAAATTGTCACCAGAAAACATGGTGGTGACTGACTTGGATGGAAATGTGGTAGAAGGTGATCTCAATCCTTCTTCTGACTTGGCGACCCACGTTGCCCTCTACAAGGCTTGGCCAAATGTACACGCTGTTGTGCATACACATTCGACAGAGGCAGTTGGTTGGGCTCAGGCTGGTCGTGACATTCCATTTTATGGAACAACGCACGCAGACTATTTCTACGGTCCAGTACCGTGCGCTCGTTCCTTAACGGCTGAAGAGGTGAATACTGCCTATGAAAAGGAAACAGGCTCAGTCATTATTGAGGAATTTGAGCGCCGTGGAATCGATCCAGTTGCTGTACCAGGAATTGTTGTCCGCAATCACGGTCCGTTCACTTGGGGCAAGGATCCTGCCCAGGCAGTTTACCACAGTGTTGTCCTAGAAGAAGTGGCTCGGATGAACCGATACACCGAACAAATCAATCCACGGGTGGAACCAGCACCAAGCTATATCATGGACAAGCACTATCTCCGTAAGCACGGTCCAAATGCCTACTACGGACAAAAAGGTGATGAACACTAA
- the tkt gene encoding transketolase codes for MSQLSVNAIRFLGIDAIEKSKSGHPGVVMGAAPMAYSLFTKELRINPAQPNWINRDRFILSAGHGSMLLYGLLHLSGFEDVSMDEIKNFRQWGSKTPGHPEFGHTAGVDATTGPLGQGISTATGFAQAERFLAAKYNRDGFPIFDHYTYVICGDGDLMEGVSAEAASYAGLQKLEKLIVLYDSNDINLDGETKDSFTEDVRARYNAYGWHTDIVTDGTDVDAIFAAIEKAKAAGKPSLIEIKTVIGHGSPNKQGTNAVHGAPLGPEEAEATRKALDWNYAPFEIPAEVYADFKANVADRGAAAYDAWVKLVEDYKVAHPELAAEVTAILEGRDVVEVKPEDFPVYENGFSQATRNSSQDALNAAAKVLPTFLGGSADLAHSNMTYIKEDGLQDAANPLNRNIQFGVREFAMGTILNGMAAHGGLRVYGGTFFVFSDYVKAAVRLSALQGLPVTYVFTHDSIAVGEDGPTHEPIEHLAGLRAMPNLNVFRPADARETQAAWYLSLISKSTPSALVLTRQNLTVEEGTDFDKVAKGAYVVYEAAGFDTILLASGSEVNLAVKAAKELEAAGTKVRVVSVPSTELFDAQDAAYKEEILPNAIRRRLAIEMGATQSWYKYVGLDGKVLGIDTFGASAPAQTVIDNYGFTVENVVKLVGEL; via the coding sequence ATGTCACAACTTTCAGTAAACGCAATTCGTTTCCTTGGTATCGATGCCATTGAAAAATCAAAATCAGGTCACCCAGGTGTTGTTATGGGTGCAGCTCCAATGGCTTACAGCCTCTTTACCAAAGAGCTCCGTATCAACCCAGCTCAACCAAACTGGATCAACCGCGACCGCTTTATCTTGTCAGCAGGACACGGCTCTATGTTGCTTTACGGACTTCTTCACCTTTCAGGTTTTGAAGATGTCAGCATGGACGAAATCAAAAACTTCCGTCAGTGGGGTTCAAAAACACCAGGTCACCCAGAATTTGGTCACACAGCTGGTGTTGATGCGACAACAGGTCCTCTTGGTCAAGGTATCTCAACTGCGACAGGTTTTGCTCAAGCTGAGCGTTTCCTAGCGGCTAAGTACAACCGTGATGGTTTCCCAATCTTCGACCACTATACATATGTAATCTGTGGCGATGGCGACTTGATGGAGGGTGTTTCTGCAGAAGCTGCTTCTTACGCTGGTCTTCAAAAATTAGAAAAACTCATTGTTCTTTATGATTCAAACGACATCAACTTGGATGGTGAAACAAAAGATTCCTTCACAGAAGATGTGCGCGCTCGCTACAATGCTTATGGCTGGCACACAGATATCGTAACAGACGGAACAGATGTGGATGCAATCTTTGCTGCTATTGAAAAAGCTAAGGCAGCAGGTAAGCCATCTCTTATCGAAATCAAGACTGTTATCGGTCACGGTTCACCAAACAAACAAGGTACAAACGCAGTCCATGGTGCGCCACTTGGGCCAGAGGAAGCAGAAGCAACTCGTAAGGCACTTGACTGGAACTACGCTCCATTTGAAATTCCAGCAGAAGTCTATGCGGACTTCAAGGCAAATGTAGCAGATCGTGGTGCAGCAGCTTACGATGCTTGGGTGAAATTAGTAGAAGACTACAAAGTAGCTCATCCAGAATTAGCAGCTGAAGTAACAGCTATCTTGGAAGGTCGCGATGTAGTAGAAGTGAAACCAGAAGACTTCCCAGTCTACGAAAATGGCTTCTCACAAGCAACTCGTAACTCATCACAAGATGCCCTCAACGCAGCAGCTAAGGTCTTGCCAACCTTCCTCGGTGGTTCAGCTGACTTGGCTCACTCAAATATGACCTACATCAAGGAAGATGGTTTGCAGGATGCAGCAAACCCACTCAACCGCAATATCCAGTTCGGTGTGCGTGAATTTGCTATGGGTACTATCTTGAACGGTATGGCAGCTCACGGTGGACTTCGTGTCTATGGTGGTACCTTCTTCGTCTTCTCAGACTATGTCAAAGCAGCAGTTCGTTTGTCAGCCCTTCAAGGTCTTCCTGTGACTTACGTCTTCACACACGACTCTATCGCAGTTGGTGAAGATGGACCAACTCACGAGCCAATCGAGCACTTGGCAGGACTTCGTGCTATGCCAAACCTCAACGTCTTCCGTCCAGCAGATGCGCGTGAAACACAGGCAGCTTGGTACTTGTCATTGATCAGCAAGTCAACACCATCAGCACTTGTCCTCACTCGTCAAAACTTGACCGTTGAAGAAGGTACTGACTTTGACAAGGTTGCCAAAGGTGCTTATGTGGTTTATGAAGCAGCAGGCTTTGATACAATCCTTCTTGCATCTGGTTCAGAAGTAAACTTGGCTGTCAAAGCTGCCAAAGAACTAGAAGCAGCTGGTACAAAAGTTCGTGTGGTTTCTGTGCCATCAACTGAGCTCTTCGATGCTCAAGACGCAGCTTACAAGGAAGAAATCCTTCCAAATGCTATCCGTCGTCGTTTGGCTATCGAAATGGGTGCAACTCAAAGCTGGTACAAGTATGTCGGCCTTGACGGTAAAGTCCTTGGTATCGACACATTCGGTGCATCAGCTCCAGCACAAACAGTTATCGACAACTATGGCTTCACTGTAGAAAACGTAGTGAAATTGGTTGGAGAATTGTAA
- a CDS encoding amino acid ABC transporter ATP-binding protein, which translates to MIQASGIELAFHGQQVLKGIDVQVNPGEVVVILGPSGSGKTTLLRSLNFLEKADAGHLVFGEDSYDLAKISHKEIAAIRKRTAFVFQNYNLFANKTALQNVTEGLIVARKVAKQEAEIIGKAALDKVGLSDKYDFYPSQLSGGQQQRVGIARAIATNPEVIYFDEPTSALDPELIGEVLAVMMQLAKEGMTMVVVTHEMGFARAVADRVIFMDGGQIIEEGRPEDIFDHPKEERTKQFLARIQKEDI; encoded by the coding sequence ATGATTCAAGCAAGTGGAATAGAACTGGCCTTTCATGGTCAGCAGGTTTTAAAGGGGATTGATGTTCAGGTCAATCCTGGAGAGGTGGTTGTCATCTTGGGTCCATCTGGCTCAGGTAAAACGACCCTACTTCGTTCCTTGAACTTTTTGGAAAAAGCTGACGCGGGTCACTTGGTTTTCGGTGAGGACAGCTATGACTTGGCTAAGATTAGCCACAAGGAAATTGCTGCCATTCGCAAACGAACAGCCTTTGTTTTTCAAAACTACAATCTCTTTGCCAACAAGACTGCCCTGCAAAACGTGACGGAAGGTCTGATTGTGGCTCGGAAAGTAGCTAAGCAGGAGGCTGAAATAATTGGTAAGGCAGCCTTGGACAAGGTTGGCTTGTCGGACAAATATGATTTTTACCCAAGCCAGCTTTCAGGAGGTCAGCAGCAACGGGTTGGCATCGCTAGAGCCATTGCGACCAACCCAGAGGTTATTTACTTTGATGAACCAACCTCTGCTCTCGATCCCGAGTTAATCGGTGAGGTTCTGGCTGTCATGATGCAGCTGGCTAAGGAAGGCATGACCATGGTAGTAGTAACGCATGAAATGGGCTTTGCGCGTGCAGTGGCTGATCGGGTCATTTTTATGGATGGGGGGCAGATTATTGAAGAAGGCCGACCAGAAGATATTTTTGACCATCCAAAAGAAGAACGAACCAAGCAATTCTTGGCTCGCATTCAGAAAGAAGATATATAG
- the ulaG gene encoding L-ascorbate 6-phosphate lactonase: MAKVQDITRESWILSTFPEWGTWLNEEIEEEVVPEGNFAMWWLGNCGVWIKTPGGANVVMDLWSSRGKSTKKVKDMVWGHQMANMAGVRKLQPNLRVQPMVIDPFAINELDYYLVSHVHSDHMDISTAAAIINNPKLDHVKFVGPVESGDIWEKWGVPADRIIRIAPGDSFEFKDIKVHAVESFDRTCLVTLPIDGYEENGGKLAGLPVTDELMARKAVNYVFETPGGTIYHGADSHFSNYFAKHGRDFNIDVAINNYGDNPIGIQDKMTSIDLLRMAENLRAKVIIPVHYDIWSNFMASTDEILQLWKMRKERLQYDFHPFIWEVGGKYTYPLDKDRIEYHHPRGFDDCFLEDSNIQFKALL, encoded by the coding sequence ATGGCTAAAGTTCAAGATATTACAAGAGAATCATGGATTCTTTCAACTTTCCCAGAGTGGGGAACTTGGCTTAATGAAGAAATTGAAGAAGAAGTAGTGCCAGAAGGCAACTTTGCTATGTGGTGGCTTGGTAACTGTGGTGTTTGGATTAAGACACCAGGTGGTGCGAACGTGGTCATGGACCTTTGGTCATCTCGCGGTAAGTCAACTAAAAAAGTAAAAGATATGGTTTGGGGTCACCAAATGGCTAACATGGCAGGTGTCCGTAAATTGCAACCAAACTTGCGTGTACAACCAATGGTTATCGATCCATTTGCCATCAATGAATTGGACTACTACCTGGTATCACATGTCCACAGCGACCACATGGACATCAGCACTGCAGCTGCTATCATCAACAATCCAAAATTGGACCACGTCAAATTTGTCGGTCCAGTTGAAAGTGGCGACATCTGGGAAAAATGGGGCGTTCCAGCTGACCGTATCATCCGTATCGCACCAGGTGATAGCTTTGAATTCAAAGACATCAAGGTACACGCTGTAGAATCCTTCGACCGTACTTGTTTGGTAACTCTTCCAATCGATGGCTACGAAGAAAACGGTGGCAAGCTAGCAGGTCTTCCTGTGACAGATGAACTCATGGCTCGCAAGGCAGTCAACTATGTCTTTGAAACACCTGGCGGAACCATCTACCACGGTGCAGACTCCCACTTCTCAAACTACTTTGCAAAACACGGCCGTGACTTCAACATTGACGTTGCTATTAACAACTACGGTGACAACCCAATCGGTATCCAAGACAAGATGACCTCAATCGACCTTCTCCGTATGGCAGAAAACTTGCGTGCTAAGGTAATCATCCCTGTTCACTATGACATCTGGTCTAACTTCATGGCGTCAACAGATGAAATCTTGCAGCTCTGGAAAATGCGTAAGGAACGCTTGCAATACGACTTCCATCCATTCATCTGGGAAGTTGGTGGCAAGTACACCTATCCACTTGACAAAGACCGCATTGAATACCATCACCCACGTGGCTTTGACGATTGCTTCTTGGAAGATTCAAACATTCAATTCAAGGCTTTGCTATAA
- a CDS encoding BglG family transcription antiterminator, which translates to MLLDKSSCALLRHLIGIQEPETIMAISKELQQSRRKIYYHLEKINASLPKGIEALESLPRIGIRLSEEQKQACRQLLDSIDSYSYIMNMDERIQLMMVYICITPERVTIEKLMELTEVSRNTVLNDLNEIRSQLTQEQYKMTLYVSKSQGYSLVCHPLNKIQYVHSLLYSIFSDANKGFLQVLEEKLSDLVGYQILFSEEMARFWQKQVPGLEKKLGKKINRYEIEFMLKVLPFLLLSYRNMELDELEERAILKEFEQVRERIEYLVAQDFKEALWSSFDLELDDIEVSLIAILLLSYRKDSDVHVTSQDFAELKRVVDRFIHHFEVHSSFELENPEELARHLLAHCKALLFRKTYGILSKNPMVKQIQEKYSTLFAVTQISGKILEEEWEIELTDEDIAYLTIHLGGAIRRSGTRKVQSQNIYLICDEGVSVQRLLYRQCQHHLPDKKIGAVFTTEQFKSVEDLLEVDFLITTSEGLETDFPLVRVHPILDFDDVLNLTHFAKYRSLSDEKQGFAVELDKLLAGYLSDGKTVQELKGRLQKLISNELLSNVSSRDIETDLY; encoded by the coding sequence GTGTTACTAGATAAAAGCAGTTGTGCCTTATTGCGTCATTTGATTGGTATCCAAGAGCCAGAAACCATTATGGCTATTTCCAAGGAATTGCAACAATCGCGTAGAAAAATCTACTACCACTTGGAAAAAATCAATGCATCTTTACCAAAAGGTATTGAAGCTCTGGAAAGTTTGCCTCGGATAGGCATTCGCTTGTCCGAAGAGCAAAAGCAAGCCTGTCGCCAACTCTTAGATTCCATTGATTCCTATAGCTACATTATGAATATGGATGAACGTATTCAATTGATGATGGTCTACATTTGTATCACACCCGAACGGGTAACCATTGAAAAGCTTATGGAACTGACAGAGGTTTCTCGTAACACAGTCTTGAATGACCTCAATGAAATTCGATCGCAACTGACACAGGAGCAATATAAGATGACCCTCTATGTGTCCAAGAGCCAAGGCTATAGCTTAGTTTGCCATCCCTTGAACAAAATCCAGTATGTCCATTCTCTACTCTATAGCATTTTTTCAGATGCCAACAAGGGCTTTCTTCAAGTCCTTGAAGAGAAATTATCGGATTTAGTTGGTTATCAAATTCTCTTCTCAGAAGAAATGGCTCGTTTTTGGCAGAAACAGGTACCTGGTTTAGAGAAGAAATTAGGGAAGAAAATCAACCGCTATGAGATTGAGTTTATGCTTAAGGTTCTCCCCTTTCTCTTACTCAGCTATCGCAATATGGAGTTGGATGAGTTGGAAGAACGCGCCATTCTCAAGGAATTTGAACAGGTTCGAGAACGGATTGAGTACCTGGTGGCGCAAGATTTTAAGGAGGCACTGTGGTCTAGTTTTGATTTGGAGCTAGATGATATTGAGGTTTCCTTGATTGCCATTTTGCTTCTATCCTATCGGAAGGATAGCGATGTGCATGTGACCAGTCAGGATTTTGCCGAATTAAAACGAGTGGTTGACCGGTTTATTCATCATTTTGAAGTGCATTCTTCCTTTGAATTGGAAAATCCAGAGGAGCTAGCTAGACATCTCTTGGCTCACTGTAAGGCCCTACTCTTCAGAAAGACCTATGGGATTTTATCAAAAAATCCAATGGTCAAGCAAATCCAGGAAAAATATAGTACCCTGTTTGCTGTCACCCAAATTTCCGGCAAGATATTAGAGGAGGAATGGGAGATTGAGCTGACAGATGAGGACATTGCCTATCTGACCATTCATCTAGGAGGGGCTATTCGCCGAAGTGGAACCCGCAAGGTACAGAGCCAAAACATCTATCTAATCTGTGATGAGGGAGTTTCTGTTCAACGCCTGCTCTATAGACAGTGCCAGCATCATTTGCCTGACAAGAAAATTGGAGCAGTTTTTACTACGGAGCAATTTAAAAGTGTTGAAGATTTGTTGGAAGTAGATTTCTTAATTACAACTAGTGAGGGTTTGGAAACGGATTTCCCACTGGTACGGGTCCATCCAATCTTGGATTTCGATGACGTACTCAATCTCACCCACTTTGCCAAATACCGTAGCCTGTCTGATGAGAAACAGGGATTTGCAGTAGAGTTAGATAAGCTCTTGGCTGGCTATTTATCAGATGGAAAGACAGTCCAAGAACTCAAAGGCAGACTGCAAAAGCTCATCAGTAATGAACTGCTGTCAAATGTATCTAGTCGCGACATTGAAACAGATTTGTACTGA
- a CDS encoding PTS sugar transporter subunit IIB, translating into MVKVLTACGNGMGSSMVIKMKVENALRQLGVTDFQSASCSVGEAKGLAAGYDIVVASNHLIAELEGRTNGHLVGLDNLMDDNEIKTKLSQVL; encoded by the coding sequence ATGGTTAAAGTATTAACAGCTTGTGGTAACGGCATGGGTTCATCCATGGTTATTAAGATGAAGGTTGAAAATGCTCTTCGTCAACTCGGTGTAACAGATTTCCAATCTGCTTCTTGCTCAGTAGGTGAAGCAAAAGGTTTGGCAGCAGGCTATGACATCGTCGTTGCTTCAAATCACTTGATTGCTGAATTGGAAGGTCGTACAAATGGTCATTTGGTTGGTCTTGACAACCTCATGGACGATAACGAAATCAAGACAAAACTTAGTCAAGTATTGTAA